The DNA window GGCAATTCACTTAAGGAAATAAATTCGTGAATATGCTTTCCGAGTGTTTCATCAACTGTCACTTCAAGCATTCGCGCTGCACTTTTATTGATAAATGTAATATGGCTTGTTTTATCAATACCAATCATGCCTTCTTCTATTGAATTGAAAATGATTTTTTCTCTACGACTTTCTTTACTTAACCGATTAATAAAATGCTCTTTTTCTTCCAATAAACGAACCAATACATTTGCAAGACTGCCAGGAACGATAACCGTCTTTTTCAAAAAATACGTTTTTAGCTCTTGATAAAAAGAATCACTTCCAGTGACATTAAAGACAATATCAATATCCGCTTTATTGAATTTCCGGTAATCCTCCGCAACCGAAATACCGTGAGACCGCGCAGTTAAAACAGCAGGCGCATCCATGTGTAAATCAACGACGCCATGTACGTCTAAATAATCCGTTTCGAGAAGAGTCTTTAAAATAGCAGACCCTCCAACACCACCGCCGACAATTAATACTGTTTGCAATTTCATTCAAACTCCCTTCCACCAATATGCAAGTAATTGCAATAATATTTTAAGCGTACATCAGGAAGGTTTTCTTGACAACTTTAATAGAATTAGAAACAATAGAAGCAGAAGGATGTGGAATTATGGGTCGTCTAGTGGCATTTATCATTTTGCTGATTCCTGGAATTATGGCGGCATATGGCATTAAATTAATGCGTGATACGTTATTTAATAAATTGCTCGAGCCTTTTCCGGCTCTTTGGCTCCAGTTTACATTTGGCACTCTTTTTGTCGTTCTAGGAATCGGTTTTTTTGCCGGATTTCTATTGAATCGCGATCGAAAAAAAGGGACCGTTTCAAAAAGATTCCAGAAATAAAAAAATTGCGTCTACCCAAAAAGGGGAGACGCAATTTTTCTTTTAACACGATCTGGGTAATTGGTAATAATACCAACCGTTTGTGAATTAAGTTGAGTGATAAGCGACTCCGACCCTAAAACTCCGTACAACCGAACTTTCTTGTCCAACTCTAGGACATCGGCCCATAAAGCTTTATTAAGAAGGCGTTTATGGAGATGAATACTGTCGACCCACTCCATTTCTTTCACGTAAGGCAGCTGTTTATTCTTTTTAATAATCAGAGCCATTTCAGTAGAAGGCATCAATTTCTTCATTTCTTCCAGCAATTGCGGATTAAACGAAGACAAATGGATATCCCTAATCCCCTCCAACATAGCTGCAAGAATTTGTGGTCCTTTTGGATTTTTCACAAATGATGCTTTTAACTCAACGTTCAATGGAATGTTCTTTTTTTTTGCCCATTGAAACACTTCATACGCTAATGGGATTTGATAATGCTGAAATGGACGTATCCATTTTTTGCCGACACGAAGATCTTTTATGTCTTCGTAAGCAAGTGCCTCAATATCTGCATTAAAACCAGTTAGTCGCCGCAAGTTGTCATCATGAAAGACAACAACAACGCCGTCTTTCGTAATTTGTACATCAAGCTCAATCCCAACACCAAATTCACAAGCCTTAAAAAAAGCGTCCCATGTATTTTCCAGTGCATATCCTGAAGCGCCTCGGTGTGCATACACTTTGACTTCAGACAATAAAATCATCCTCTTCCATTTCTGAAATCCACTAAACGAGTAAAACCGAATTTACTATCGATTCTACTAGCCGTTTCTTTGCAGTTCCATCACTATTTTATCATTTATTAGGACAAACTAACAGTATTGTCGTTTTACTGACTTTTTTTGGTTTTGCTGTTTTCGTATACTTCCTTATGTAAAAAAATACATTGTAAGCTTTAAAACAAAAAACCGATGAATTAAAGTCTCATCGGTCGATTATCTATTGGATCATAGTAGGTTTTTAAAGCGACGCCATCGTAAAAAATGCAATCAAAATGCTAACGCAATAAACACCATAAAAATACAGCCGGTCGGTGACAGTTCCTTCACCATTACCTAAAAAATAGTCATCAATTTGCCGAATCAATTGCAATTGCGCTCGCCTCTTTTCATCCCATTGATTTTCCGGTCTCGTCATTCTTAATCATTCGGAAAGTTCCCTTTTTTTAAAAACAATGTCTTATTCTTTTCCTTTATTGTGCTTTTTTTAAACCTACCCATTCGCTCCAACAAACACAATAAATGTGCTTAGAATTAACTAAAAAAACTTCCCTACCGCCATTTTGGCGACAAGAAAGTTTCGATAAATTCTCCGATTATAAATCGTCTCGCATTTTCAGCTGCAAACTATCTGCGACCATTGCAATAAATTCCGAATTAGTTGGTTTTGATTCTAAATGCGCTACACTGTAGCCGAAAATTTTCGAGATATGATCGACCGTTTCATGACGATTCCAGACTTGCTCAATTGCATGGCGAATCGATCTTTCTACCCTCGACGACGTCGTGTCAAATTTAGTAGCAATTCCCGGATATAATACTTTAGTGACTTTATTTAATATTTCTGGTTGTTCCAGTACTAACGAAACGGCTTCTTTTAAATAAAGATAGCCTTTAAGATGAGGGGGGATCCCAATATCTTTCACCATATTCGTAATCAAATCATCTTTCGTTCGCTTGTCTTCAGTTTGCTTTGTTTTACCAGTTCGTGCATTCATAATATGATTAATCTGGACTGCAAGGCGTTCTACCTCAAAAGGTTTCATAATAAAATAGGAAGCTCCGTACTCCGCAGCCTGGCTCATGATCGATTCCTGTCCAAAAGCAGACAGCATAATTACATCAATTCCCTGTAAATCTTCATTTTCTTTGATAGCATCTAAAACAGCGATGCCGTCTAGATAAGGCATAATAATATCCAATAATAAGACATCAATTGTGTGGTTTTGGAGCATTTCGATACAAGTTTTGCCGTTATAAGCAACTTTTACTACTTCCATGTTAGCTTGTGCATTTAAATAATCTTCCATCAGTCCGACCAATTCGCGATTATCATCTGCAATTGCGATTTTTATTTTTTTCATTCGACTCTCTCTCCTTGGTGACTGACTCTAGCAGGATTGTTTTTCTTCTTAATTGACTCTCTTTACCCTTACTGGCTGTCTTTATAACTTTATTTCATCAATAGTTTACGGTCTGCCGCGAGTGATAACAATTCTTCCGCATGTTGCAAAGTCAGATCTGTTATTTCAGCTCCTGACAGCATACGACTCATTTCTTCCGTCCGCTCTCTTCCATTAAGCTCGGTCACCGCAGTGGTTGTTCGTTGCTTGTCGACTTTTTTCTCAATAAACAAATGCTGATCTGCCATCGCCGCTACTTGAGGCAAATGGGAAATACAAAGCACTTGAGAATCGACTGAGATAGCAGCAATTTTCTCAGCAATAGCCTGAGCCACTCGACCGCTAACACCTGTATCCACTTCGTCGAATATAATGGAAGTTATGCCTTGATGCTCAGAGAAGATGGTTTTTAGTGCCAACATCATGCGGGACAATTCCCCGCCGGATGCTACTTTAGTTAAAGGTTTCAACGGTTCGCCAAGATTTGTTGAAATGTAAAAAGTAATTGCATCATGACCATGACGATCAAATCGACCGCTTGGCAACACGGTAAAGTTTACTTCAAACGATGCCTTTGCCATATGTAATTCTTTTAACTGCTCCATAATCGCTTTGCCTAGGCTTTTCGCTGCTTTTTTGCGAAGAATCGTTAACTCTTCCGCTTCCACACGCAAATCCTCAGTTAATTCTTTTAACTTTTCTTGATCTAATTGATAACGCTGATCTCGGTTGACCAATTTATCCAATTCATCTGTCTGCTTTTCATGATACAGCAAAATGTCTTCTACAGAAGTCCCGTATTTTCTTTTTAGCGATTGAATAACAGCTAAACGTTGCTCGATTTCATTTAATCTACCCGGATCGAATTCCATATCATCTAAAATTCGCTTGATTTCCGTACCGGTATCTTGGATTAAATAAAAAGCACCGGATAAAGTTTCAGAGGACCCTATAAAAGTTTCATCTACTGCTGCTGCATGTTCAAGTTCAGACATAGCGGATCCAATCCAATCCAGTCCTTTGCTTTCTCCTTGAATTGCTTCGTGCGCCGCAGAAATTGACTCGTATATCTTATTAAAATTTTGTAATTTTTTACGTTCTTGAATAAATTCTTCTTCTTCTCCTATAACCAACTCCGCTGCTTCGATTTCTTGCAGTTGGAAAGTCAATAAATCAATACGCTGTGCAATTTGCTGCTCATTTTCAGTATAAGAAGAAAACTCTCGCTTTAATTTTGTGTACTTATCAAATGTGTGGCTATAGCTTTCTTTTGACTTCGCTAAGCTTTTACCGGCAAACTGATCGAGCAAGTAAAGATGCTGTTTTTCATCCATCAATTCCTGTGTTTCGTGTTGGCCGTGAATATCAATTAGAGAAGCTCCAACTTCACGTAAAATAGAAATGGTAACGAGTTTACCATTTATTCGACAGACATTTTTGCCTTTATCATTTAATTCTCTGCGCAACAAAATATCGCCATCACTCCAAGTGATACCGAATTCCTCTAATCTGCGAAATACCGGGTGTTGTTCATTTTCTAATGAAAACAAGCCTTCGATTTCTGCCTTTTTAGCGCCATGACGAATAAATTCTTGGCTTCCTCGTCCACCTGCTAAAAGATGAACCGCATCGATAATAATGGATTTACCGGCTCCGGTTTCTCCAGTCAAAACAGTCAATCCTTCAGAAAAGCTAACTGTCAAAGCATCAATAATAGCAAAATTGCGTATATCTAACTCCCGAAGCATATCCGCTCACCTCTTCTTAAAGCATTTCGATTAAACGTTGTTTTAAAATTTCACGCTGTTCGGTATCTCGGCAAATAATAAGACATGTATCATCCCCACAAATTGTTCCAAGAATTTCTTCCCAGTCCAAATGATCAATGAGTGAGCCAATTGCATGAGCATTACCTGGCAAAGTTTTCATTACTAAGAAATGGCTAGCTCCGTCAATGCTAACAAAAGCATCTGTCAATGCACGATGCAGTTTTTGCATTGGATTAAAACGTTGATCAGCTGGCAAACTGTATTTGTAACGCCCATCTTGAAGCGGTACTTTTACTAAATGCAATTCTTTTATATCCCGTGAAACAGTTGCTTGTGTCACTTCATAGCCCGCTGATTTTAGTAGTTCTACCAACTCATCTTGTGTTTCAATTTCGCGATTTGATATAAGATCGCGTATTTTAATGTGACGCTGTCCTTTATTCATGTTGTGCCCCCTTGAATGAATAATTATTCCATATACCTAATATTCTAACTCTATTTCATACACAAGACAAGAAAACACATTCCTTTTGGAATGTGTTTATAATAATTCATGTGCTGTCTTGACAGTTTCATCGATGGACTGCTCAGAAACCCCTGCTATATCAGTGCCTTCAGTAGCCGATTGAAGGTGAAATAAAAATTCAATATTACCTTCTCCACCAGTAATCGGTGAGAACGACATGTTCTTCACATGAAAACCGGCTTCAACTGCAAATTTTCCGACTTTAACCAACACATCACGGTGTATTTGGGGGTCGCGAATAATGCCTTTTTTTCCGACATTTTCTCTACCTGCTTCAAATTGAGGTTTGACCAGTGCGATGACGTCGCCCCCTGGGACCAAAACTTGTTTTAATACAGGAAAAATAATGCGCAAAGAAATAAACGAGACATCAATTGTAGCAAATTCCGGCAGACCTTGATTAAAATCTTCTGGTTTGGAATGGCGGAAATTGACGCGTTCCATGACAGTCACACGCTCATCCTGCCTAATCTTCCATGCCAACTGATTGTAACCAACATCAAGTGCATAGCAGTGCTTAGCGCCGTTTTGAAGAGCGCAATCAGTGAAGCCACCTGTTGAAGAGCCAATATCAAGCATCAGTTTGTCGGCAACCGATAAGTCAAACTTTTCTAAAGCTTTTTCAAGCTTTAAACCGCCTCGGCTAACATATTTCAAATCATTTCCTTTCATTTGCAAAGGAGATTCTACTGAAATTTTTTCACCAGGCTTATTCATGCGTTCAGATCCAGAATAGATAATACCAGCCATAATAGCTCGTTTTGCTTTTTCACGTGTTTCACAGATGCCTTGTTCAACTAACAAGACATCTACACGTTCTTTTTTGGGCTTGATCATAGAGGAATCGAACCTGCCTGCTTTTTGGCTTGCGCACGCTTGTTAATGACACGCACGACTTCATCGCTATTTAAATGAATTTCGTCCATAAGTTCAGCAACGTCTCCGTGTTCAATAAAGTGATCCGGAATTCCTAAACGGTCAATAATCGATCCGCGGTATTGGTTTTCTTGTGCAAATTCTAACACGGCACTACCAAAGCCACCTTGAAGTACCGCTTCTTCAATCGTTACGACCGGAATGTCACGTTTAAAGACTTCGTGGAGCATTGCCTCGTCCATCGGTTTAATGAAACGTGCATTTACCACTTCCACGGAAATGCCTTGCTCGAGTAGTTGTTCTGCTGCGCGCATAGCCATTGGAATGGTCGTACCGAACGTTAAGATGATAGCATCTGTTCCTTTTTGTAACACTTCCCACGAACCGATTGGCAACGCGTGAAGTTCTGTATCCATTGGTACACCTAAGCCGTTGCCTCTTGGATAACGAAGCGCAATTGGGCCACCATTATAATCAATAGCAGTTTTCACCATATGCTGCCCTTCATTTTCGTCTTTTGGCATCATAATGACCATGTTCGGCAAATGACGTAAGAATGCAATATCGAAAACGCCTTGATGCGTTTCACCATCTGCTCCAACAAGACCCGAGCGATCAATTCCAATAAAGACATTTAAATTTTGACGACAAATATCATGAACGACTTGATCGTATGCACGTTGTAAGAAGGTTGAATAAATCGCTAAGAATGGCTTCATGTCTTGTGTAGCAAGTCCAGCCGCCATCGTTGTCGCATGCTGTTCTGCAATTCCAACGTCAAACATACGGTCAGGAAATTCAGAAGCGAATCCTTCTAATTTCGAACCAACTGGCATAGCCGGTGTAATTGCGACAATGCGCTCGTCTGTGCGTGCTAGTTTACGGACAGTTTCTGCTACCAAACCGCTCCATGAAGGCGCTTTTGAAGATGATTTCACTAAATCACCAGTCTCCGTTTTATAAGGACCCGTACCATGCCATGTCCCAATTGTATCTTGTTCAGCAGGTAAAAAGCCTTTGCCTTTTTTCGTTATGACATGAAGTAAAACCGGTCCTTTGGTTTTCTTCGCGTAACGCAAGTTTTCTTCCAGTTCTTCTAAGTCATGTCCATCAATTGGCCCTAAATACGTAAAGCCCATTTCTTCAAAGAACATTCCTGAAACTACTAAATATTTCAAAGAATCTTTTACGCGTTCAGCAGTTGCGGCTAATCTGCCCCCGACTGCCGGTACTTTTTTAAGTAAATATTCCAAATCATCTTTGACTTTGTTGTACTTTCCAGCTGTTCTCATACGGCCAAGCATACTGTGCATTGCTCCAACATTTGGAGCAATAGACATTTCATTATCATTTAAAATAACGATCATATCGGTCTTCGTATGACCAATGTGATTTAATGCTTCAAAAGCCATTCCACCGGTTAATGCTCCATCACCAATAATTGGAACTACATAATTGTCGGTTTTTTTGATATCACGAGCAGCTGCCATTCCCATTGCAGCTGATAGAGACGTCGAACTATGTCCAGTTTCCCATACGTCATGGTCGCTTTCATTGCGTTTCGGAAATCCACAAAGACCTTTAAATTGACGCAGTGTGTCAAATTGGCTAGCTCTTCCTGTTAAAATTTTGTGGACATATGACTGGTGCCCTACATCCCAAATAAATTTGTCTGATGGGCTATCGAATACTTTGTGTAGCGCAACCGTTAGTTCCACTACTCCAAGATTCGGACCAATATGCCCACCTGTTCTTGATAAATTCTCTATTAGAAACCGTCTTATATCTTCACTTAATACTTCAAGCTGTTTTGTGTTCAGCTCTTTTAAGAAAGATGGACCAGTAATCGACTGTAGATCCATTGCCATCACGCACCTTTTATAAAATTTTCCTTCAGACTGTCTGTTCATATTATATCAGTCTACAGCGATTGTACAAACTAGAGCCTTAGAAATCAGCTTTTTCTTTGAACAATTAAGTCTGTCAGTTGTAACAGCAATGTTTTTTCTCCCATCAGCTTATCGAGTGAATTGATCGCTTCAGAAGCATGAAAGTCTAACTTTTCCTTTGCTTTTGGCAATGTCAATATGCCTGGATAGGTACTTTTATCGCTCGACTCGTCTTTTCCAGCAGTTTTTCCAAGTTCCTGAGAAGTTCCCGTAACATCTAGAATATCGTCTTGAATTTGGAACGCAAGCCCAAGATGCTGACCAAATTGACTGAGTGCCACCATTTCTTCGTTCGAAGCTTGTGCTAAAATACCACCCGCTAGAATGCTATACGTTAACAAAGCACCCGTTTTCAAGCGATGTACTTGCTCTAGTTCTTCAAGTGTTAATTGTTTTTCTTCACCTTCAATATCTAGTACTTGTCCGCCGACCATTCCTTCAGCCCCCGCAGAAACACTCATCAAATCAATTAAACGGACTTTATCATCACTTGAAACGTTCGACAACCTTGCAACAATACCGAAGCTATAAGTTAAAAGTGCATCTCCAGCAAGAATAGCTACAGCTTCTCCAAATACTTTATGGTTTGTTGGCATGCCCCGTCTTAAATCGTCATCATCCATACTTGGTAAATCGTCATGAATCAATGAATAAGTATGAATCATTTCAATTGCAGCCGCTACTTTAAGTGCATCGGGATGTTCTTGTCCGCTTAACTCATGAAGAACTGCCAGCAAAAGAATTGGACGGATTCGTTTTCCACCTGCTTGCAACGAATAATGCATCGACTCTCTTAGCGAATTGGGAATCGGCAATGATAAAATTAGTTGAGCCATTTCCTGTTGGATAAGTGGTTCGTAATGCGTACGAAATTCAGTTAAATTCATTTGGCATTCCCGCCCATTTCTATGTCGATTGGCACTTCCTTGCCGTCTTTCATCATTGTCACCAATTGACTTTCTGCATTCTGTAATTTATCGTGGCATACTTTTGACAGTTCCATCCCTTTTTGATAAAGGGTAAGCGCTTGTTCAAGTGGAACGTCTCCCTGTTCGAGTTGACGAACAATTTCCTCCAATTGTTCCATTGCATCGTTAAACATGATTTTCTTTTCAGCCATCGTTTACGTCTCCTTTACTTGCTGGATTTATTTCATTGACAGTTGCCTGGATCATACCGTCTTGCATTGCGATCGTCAAACTGTCACCTGTTTTTACCTGCGTTACACTTTTTACTACAGCTCCTTCTATATAAGGAATCGAATAGCCACGGTCCATAATCTTAAGTGGACTTAGCGCATCCAATGTCCGAATAGAAGAGGACAGCTGTTGCTGGCGATCTTTTAGCAATTGATTTACTTGATAATCAAGCCTTCTTCCAAGTTCCGTTACATCTGTCTCCGATTGACGAATTTGTTGCAGGGGCATGCGCGACTTTAATCGGTGGTCGAACGTACGGTATTGTTCTTTTGAACGACTCACATATTGTAAAGACTCACGCTGCAGAGAGTCAGTAGCCCGCTCTATACGTTCTATAAATGGACGGTATAGCCGTTCTGGGTAAGCTAGTGGAAACGATGAAGTTAATCGTTCTAGCATTTTCTGTTGCTGGCTGATCGTGATAGAAACGGTCCGGTACATCCGACTGCGATAGCTTGATATTTTCTCAAGAAGCTCTGCCTGACTTGGTACGGCTAGTTCGGCAGCGGCAGTCGGTGTCGGTGCTCGTAAATCTGACACAAAATCAGCAATCGTAGTATCCGTTTCGTGACCAATGGCTGAGATAATAGGAATTTTCGAAGCGACAATAACACGCGCCACTGCTTCTTCGTTAAAAGCCCATAGATCCTCGATAGAACCGCCACCTCGACCAACGATTAAGACGTCATAATTGCTTGTATTGGCCGCCTGTATCGACTGAACTATGGATTGGACTGCACCTGCCCCTTGTACGAGTGTAGGATACAATACCACCTCTGCTAAAGGATAACGACGATGTAAGGTAATAATAATATCGCGCACAGCAGCTCCCGTCTGAGCGGTCACCACTGCAATTCTTTTCGGAAAACGCGGCAGTTGTTTTTTATGAAGTGCATCGAACAAGCCTTCTTTGGCTAGCTTTTCTTTTAATTGTTCAAAAGCTAAATAGTAATCACCAATGCCGTCTACTTGCATAGATTGTGCATACAATTGATATTGACCCGATGCTTCGTAAACTGAAACGTCTCCACGGATCAATACTGTCATGCCGCTTTCGGGCTTGAATTTAACAGACTTAGCACTTGCTGAAAACATGACGCCTGGTAATCGTGTGGCATTGTCTTTTAATGTGAAATAAATATGGCCGCTCGTATGGATTTTAACATTCGATAATTCACCTTTGACGTAAACATCGCGAAGATGTGGATCGGCATCAAACTTCTTTTTTATGTATTTGGTTAAGGCTTTGACACTTAAGTACGGGTCGGTTGACACACTTTCAACCCCTATCTGTGAATTTAAAAAGCTGTCTTTCTTTCGAAAAACAGCCCTATTGCTCTTTATTTTACATGCTTATGCTTATTTTGTCTTTGATAACCCTTTTTCCGCTGACTGTAGTGTATTTCCCATCAGCATCGCAATGGTCATCGGTCCGACACCACCAGGAACTGGAGTTACAAAGCCAGCTGTTTCTTGAACATCTTGAAAGTCAACATCCCCGCACAATTTACCGTTTTCATCTCGGTTCATTCCTACATCAATAATAACTGCATCTGGTTTGATAAATGTGTGATCGATAAACTTGGCTCTACCGATAGCAGCAATCAAAATATCCGCTTGTGCTGTGATGCTCGCTAGATCTTTGGTTTTGGAATGGCAGTAAGTCACAGTCGCATCTTTTTGAAGCAATAGCTGACCAATTGGCTTGCCCACGATATTGCTACGTCCAATTACAACTGCATGCTTGCCAGCTGGATCAATATTGTAATGAGCTAGTAGCTCCATTATGCCGTGCGGTGTACACGGCAGGAAAGCTTCTTTACCAATCATCATATTACCGACCGAAATTGGGTGGAAGCCATCGACATCTTTTTCTGGACTAATTGCTGAAATAACTTTAAATTCATCAATTTGTTTTGGCAAGGGCAGTTGGACAAGAATGCCGTGAATTTCTGGATTTTGATTTAACTCCTCAATTTTCGTCAGCAGTTCCTGCTCGGTCAATGTATCTGGATATTGATGAAGATCTGAACGCATACCAAGTGCTTCACACGTTTTTTTCTTGTTTTTTACATATGTAAGAGAGGCGGCGTTTTCTCCCACCAATATAACGGCAAGTCCTGGGATGATGCCTTGCTGTGCCAATTTTTCCACGCGCTCTTTTACCTGGATTTTAACTTTCTGGCTTACCGCTTTTCCATCAATCAATATTGCAGTCATATAAACTCCTCCAATTAATTTGCTGTTTC is part of the Planococcus kocurii genome and encodes:
- a CDS encoding DUF2627 domain-containing protein, giving the protein MGRLVAFIILLIPGIMAAYGIKLMRDTLFNKLLEPFPALWLQFTFGTLFVVLGIGFFAGFLLNRDRKKGTVSKRFQK
- a CDS encoding glycerophosphodiester phosphodiesterase, with amino-acid sequence MSEVKVYAHRGASGYALENTWDAFFKACEFGVGIELDVQITKDGVVVVFHDDNLRRLTGFNADIEALAYEDIKDLRVGKKWIRPFQHYQIPLAYEVFQWAKKKNIPLNVELKASFVKNPKGPQILAAMLEGIRDIHLSSFNPQLLEEMKKLMPSTEMALIIKKNKQLPYVKEMEWVDSIHLHKRLLNKALWADVLELDKKVRLYGVLGSESLITQLNSQTVGIITNYPDRVKRKIASPLFG
- the spo0A gene encoding sporulation transcription factor Spo0A, encoding MKKIKIAIADDNRELVGLMEDYLNAQANMEVVKVAYNGKTCIEMLQNHTIDVLLLDIIMPYLDGIAVLDAIKENEDLQGIDVIMLSAFGQESIMSQAAEYGASYFIMKPFEVERLAVQINHIMNARTGKTKQTEDKRTKDDLITNMVKDIGIPPHLKGYLYLKEAVSLVLEQPEILNKVTKVLYPGIATKFDTTSSRVERSIRHAIEQVWNRHETVDHISKIFGYSVAHLESKPTNSEFIAMVADSLQLKMRDDL
- the recN gene encoding DNA repair protein RecN codes for the protein MLRELDIRNFAIIDALTVSFSEGLTVLTGETGAGKSIIIDAVHLLAGGRGSQEFIRHGAKKAEIEGLFSLENEQHPVFRRLEEFGITWSDGDILLRRELNDKGKNVCRINGKLVTISILREVGASLIDIHGQHETQELMDEKQHLYLLDQFAGKSLAKSKESYSHTFDKYTKLKREFSSYTENEQQIAQRIDLLTFQLQEIEAAELVIGEEEEFIQERKKLQNFNKIYESISAAHEAIQGESKGLDWIGSAMSELEHAAAVDETFIGSSETLSGAFYLIQDTGTEIKRILDDMEFDPGRLNEIEQRLAVIQSLKRKYGTSVEDILLYHEKQTDELDKLVNRDQRYQLDQEKLKELTEDLRVEAEELTILRKKAAKSLGKAIMEQLKELHMAKASFEVNFTVLPSGRFDRHGHDAITFYISTNLGEPLKPLTKVASGGELSRMMLALKTIFSEHQGITSIIFDEVDTGVSGRVAQAIAEKIAAISVDSQVLCISHLPQVAAMADQHLFIEKKVDKQRTTTAVTELNGRERTEEMSRMLSGAEITDLTLQHAEELLSLAADRKLLMK
- the ahrC gene encoding transcriptional regulator AhrC/ArgR, whose product is MNKGQRHIKIRDLISNREIETQDELVELLKSAGYEVTQATVSRDIKELHLVKVPLQDGRYKYSLPADQRFNPMQKLHRALTDAFVSIDGASHFLVMKTLPGNAHAIGSLIDHLDWEEILGTICGDDTCLIICRDTEQREILKQRLIEML
- a CDS encoding TlyA family RNA methyltransferase yields the protein MKPKKERVDVLLVEQGICETREKAKRAIMAGIIYSGSERMNKPGEKISVESPLQMKGNDLKYVSRGGLKLEKALEKFDLSVADKLMLDIGSSTGGFTDCALQNGAKHCYALDVGYNQLAWKIRQDERVTVMERVNFRHSKPEDFNQGLPEFATIDVSFISLRIIFPVLKQVLVPGGDVIALVKPQFEAGRENVGKKGIIRDPQIHRDVLVKVGKFAVEAGFHVKNMSFSPITGGEGNIEFLFHLQSATEGTDIAGVSEQSIDETVKTAHELL
- the dxs gene encoding 1-deoxy-D-xylulose-5-phosphate synthase, translated to MDLQSITGPSFLKELNTKQLEVLSEDIRRFLIENLSRTGGHIGPNLGVVELTVALHKVFDSPSDKFIWDVGHQSYVHKILTGRASQFDTLRQFKGLCGFPKRNESDHDVWETGHSSTSLSAAMGMAAARDIKKTDNYVVPIIGDGALTGGMAFEALNHIGHTKTDMIVILNDNEMSIAPNVGAMHSMLGRMRTAGKYNKVKDDLEYLLKKVPAVGGRLAATAERVKDSLKYLVVSGMFFEEMGFTYLGPIDGHDLEELEENLRYAKKTKGPVLLHVITKKGKGFLPAEQDTIGTWHGTGPYKTETGDLVKSSSKAPSWSGLVAETVRKLARTDERIVAITPAMPVGSKLEGFASEFPDRMFDVGIAEQHATTMAAGLATQDMKPFLAIYSTFLQRAYDQVVHDICRQNLNVFIGIDRSGLVGADGETHQGVFDIAFLRHLPNMVIMMPKDENEGQHMVKTAIDYNGGPIALRYPRGNGLGVPMDTELHALPIGSWEVLQKGTDAIILTFGTTIPMAMRAAEQLLEQGISVEVVNARFIKPMDEAMLHEVFKRDIPVVTIEEAVLQGGFGSAVLEFAQENQYRGSIIDRLGIPDHFIEHGDVAELMDEIHLNSDEVVRVINKRAQAKKQAGSIPL
- a CDS encoding polyprenyl synthetase family protein, coding for MNLTEFRTHYEPLIQQEMAQLILSLPIPNSLRESMHYSLQAGGKRIRPILLLAVLHELSGQEHPDALKVAAAIEMIHTYSLIHDDLPSMDDDDLRRGMPTNHKVFGEAVAILAGDALLTYSFGIVARLSNVSSDDKVRLIDLMSVSAGAEGMVGGQVLDIEGEEKQLTLEELEQVHRLKTGALLTYSILAGGILAQASNEEMVALSQFGQHLGLAFQIQDDILDVTGTSQELGKTAGKDESSDKSTYPGILTLPKAKEKLDFHASEAINSLDKLMGEKTLLLQLTDLIVQRKS
- the xseB gene encoding exodeoxyribonuclease VII small subunit; translated protein: MAEKKIMFNDAMEQLEEIVRQLEQGDVPLEQALTLYQKGMELSKVCHDKLQNAESQLVTMMKDGKEVPIDIEMGGNAK
- the xseA gene encoding exodeoxyribonuclease VII large subunit; amino-acid sequence: MSTDPYLSVKALTKYIKKKFDADPHLRDVYVKGELSNVKIHTSGHIYFTLKDNATRLPGVMFSASAKSVKFKPESGMTVLIRGDVSVYEASGQYQLYAQSMQVDGIGDYYLAFEQLKEKLAKEGLFDALHKKQLPRFPKRIAVVTAQTGAAVRDIIITLHRRYPLAEVVLYPTLVQGAGAVQSIVQSIQAANTSNYDVLIVGRGGGSIEDLWAFNEEAVARVIVASKIPIISAIGHETDTTIADFVSDLRAPTPTAAAELAVPSQAELLEKISSYRSRMYRTVSITISQQQKMLERLTSSFPLAYPERLYRPFIERIERATDSLQRESLQYVSRSKEQYRTFDHRLKSRMPLQQIRQSETDVTELGRRLDYQVNQLLKDRQQQLSSSIRTLDALSPLKIMDRGYSIPYIEGAVVKSVTQVKTGDSLTIAMQDGMIQATVNEINPASKGDVNDG
- the folD gene encoding bifunctional methylenetetrahydrofolate dehydrogenase/methenyltetrahydrofolate cyclohydrolase FolD, with protein sequence MTAILIDGKAVSQKVKIQVKERVEKLAQQGIIPGLAVILVGENAASLTYVKNKKKTCEALGMRSDLHQYPDTLTEQELLTKIEELNQNPEIHGILVQLPLPKQIDEFKVISAISPEKDVDGFHPISVGNMMIGKEAFLPCTPHGIMELLAHYNIDPAGKHAVVIGRSNIVGKPIGQLLLQKDATVTYCHSKTKDLASITAQADILIAAIGRAKFIDHTFIKPDAVIIDVGMNRDENGKLCGDVDFQDVQETAGFVTPVPGGVGPMTIAMLMGNTLQSAEKGLSKTK